A stretch of the Corynebacterium maris DSM 45190 genome encodes the following:
- the crtI gene encoding phytoene desaturase family protein produces the protein MTKNTPRTAVVIGAGVAGLATAALLGKQGIQVTVVERGDSVGGRSGNLDIDGHDGFRWDTGPSWYLMPDAFDHFYRLLGTTTADELDLVDLAPAYRLFPEGDEPVDVPSGVEEAAALFESIEPGAGQKLREYLDSAGDTYRIALERFLYTTFSTPIPLLHRDVRERLGSLAKLLTRSLESFVNERFTDHRLQQILTYPAVFLSSQPKKIPSLYHLMSHTDLVQGVRYPLGGFTAVVDSFHRLAVEQGAHFQLDTEVTAITTVAEGRKARATGVRVRRADGAVEEITADIVVSGADLHHTETHLLPPALRTYPEKWFSTRDPGLGTVLVMAGVKGKLPQLAHHNLLFSRDWSEDFAAVFDGPVDSRPLDASQSIYVSMPSATDPDVAPEDHENLFILVPVPAEEQIGHGDAYREGASPRVDAIAEAAIAELADWAGVPDLAERIVVKKTLGPADFAERYHAWRGGSIGPGHELRQSAFLRGKNVSGKVAGLYYAGATTVPGVGVPMCLISAENVLKRINGDTSPGPLPENGVARA, from the coding sequence ATGACGAAGAACACCCCGCGCACGGCCGTCGTGATCGGAGCCGGCGTCGCCGGCTTAGCTACGGCGGCGTTGCTCGGTAAGCAAGGCATACAGGTGACCGTCGTCGAACGCGGCGATTCCGTCGGCGGCCGCTCCGGCAACCTGGACATTGACGGCCACGACGGTTTCCGCTGGGACACCGGGCCGTCCTGGTATCTCATGCCGGACGCCTTCGACCATTTTTACCGCCTGCTGGGCACCACCACCGCCGATGAGCTCGACCTGGTGGACCTCGCCCCGGCGTATCGGCTCTTTCCCGAGGGCGACGAACCCGTGGACGTGCCCAGCGGCGTCGAGGAGGCCGCGGCGCTTTTCGAATCCATCGAACCCGGGGCGGGGCAGAAGCTGCGCGAGTACCTGGACAGCGCCGGCGACACGTACCGCATCGCGCTCGAGCGTTTTTTATACACGACCTTCTCCACGCCGATTCCGCTCCTGCACCGCGACGTGCGCGAACGGCTCGGTTCGCTGGCCAAATTGTTGACCCGTTCTTTGGAGAGCTTCGTCAATGAACGCTTCACCGACCATCGCCTGCAGCAGATCCTGACGTACCCGGCGGTGTTCCTGTCCTCCCAGCCGAAGAAGATTCCGTCGCTGTACCACCTGATGAGCCACACCGATCTGGTCCAGGGCGTGCGCTACCCGCTCGGCGGGTTCACCGCCGTCGTCGACTCCTTCCACCGGCTGGCCGTCGAGCAGGGCGCGCACTTCCAGCTCGACACCGAGGTCACCGCGATCACCACCGTCGCAGAGGGGCGCAAGGCGCGGGCCACGGGCGTGCGCGTGCGGCGTGCCGACGGCGCCGTGGAGGAGATCACCGCCGACATCGTCGTCTCCGGGGCGGACCTGCATCACACCGAAACCCACCTGCTGCCGCCGGCGCTGCGCACCTACCCGGAGAAGTGGTTCTCCACCCGCGACCCGGGCCTGGGCACGGTGCTGGTCATGGCGGGCGTGAAGGGCAAACTCCCGCAGCTGGCGCATCACAACCTGCTGTTCAGCCGCGACTGGTCCGAGGACTTCGCAGCCGTCTTCGACGGGCCGGTCGACAGTCGACCGCTGGACGCCTCCCAATCGATCTACGTCTCCATGCCCTCGGCCACTGACCCGGACGTCGCCCCGGAAGACCACGAAAACCTCTTCATCCTCGTGCCCGTTCCCGCAGAGGAGCAGATCGGCCACGGCGACGCCTACCGGGAGGGCGCCTCGCCGCGTGTCGACGCCATCGCCGAGGCCGCGATCGCGGAGCTGGCCGACTGGGCGGGCGTCCCGGACCTGGCGGAGCGCATCGTCGTCAAGAAAACTCTTGGACCGGCGGATTTCGCCGAGCGCTACCACGCCTGGCGCGGCGGGTCCATCGGGCCGGGCCACGAACTGCGTCAGTCCGCGTTTCTCCGCGGCAAGAACGTCTCCGGCAAGGTCGCCGGCCTCTACTATGCGGGCGCCACCACGGTGCCCGGCGTCGGCGTCCCCATGTGCTTGATCTCCGCGGAAAACGTGCTCAAACGCATCAACGGCGACACCAGCCCGGGGCCGCTCCCGGAGAACGGAGTCGCCCGTGCTTGA
- a CDS encoding lycopene cyclase domain-containing protein has protein sequence MLESLLPFAYLIILLVTIGCMVLCDWRWKLAFFLDARRATVLSIVMVAAFLLWDAFGIMTGSFFRGGSEYMTGVILAPEMPIEEPIFLFFLTYLTINLTSGARMILDFRERRNA, from the coding sequence GTGCTTGAGTCCCTCCTTCCGTTTGCTTACCTCATCATCCTGCTGGTCACGATCGGCTGCATGGTGCTGTGCGACTGGCGCTGGAAACTCGCCTTCTTTCTCGACGCCCGCCGCGCCACGGTGCTGTCGATCGTGATGGTGGCGGCGTTTTTGCTGTGGGACGCCTTCGGCATCATGACCGGCTCTTTCTTCCGCGGCGGCTCCGAGTACATGACGGGGGTCATTCTGGCCCCGGAAATGCCGATCGAGGAACCGATCTTCCTGTTTTTCCTGACCTATCTGACCATCAACCTCACCTCGGGTGCGCGCATGATCCTCGACTTCCGTGAGAGGCGGAACGCATGA
- a CDS encoding lycopene cyclase domain-containing protein encodes MTYLLISLPFLFVAVVLWVLRRHTAPRQLPVTAIVATVLLVLTAIFDNFMIWAELVGYGDAQRLGLQIGLVPVEDFFYPVFVALIVPAFWPGRKPDRKKADS; translated from the coding sequence ATGACCTATCTGCTGATCAGCCTGCCCTTTCTCTTCGTCGCCGTGGTGCTGTGGGTGCTGCGGCGCCACACTGCGCCCCGACAACTGCCGGTCACCGCGATCGTCGCGACGGTCCTGCTCGTACTCACCGCGATCTTCGACAACTTCATGATCTGGGCCGAGCTCGTCGGCTACGGCGACGCGCAGCGCCTCGGCCTGCAGATCGGTCTCGTGCCCGTCGAGGACTTCTTTTACCCGGTCTTCGTCGCGCTGATCGTCCCCGCGTTCTGGCCGGGTCGGAAACCAGACAGAAAGAAGGCCGACTCGTGA
- a CDS encoding prenyltransferase: MNLISGVLSASRPISWVNTAFPYGAAYLLSGGSLDWLFWVGVLFFLIPYNIAMYGINDVFDYESDIRNPRKGGVEGAVLPKQMHAPLLWASVLTTVPFLVAMYAAGTVSSAVWLTVAMAAVIAYSAPGLRFKERPVLDSVTSSTHFVAPALVGATITAGEVSLYFWFGAVAFFLWGMASHALGAVQDVKADREGELSSIATVLGARLTTRLSAAAYLVAAVLVFFIPPPAWVVGVAGLGYVANTLRFWNITDETCEDVNRAWRVFLWLNYLVGAIVTICLVSVYLG; the protein is encoded by the coding sequence GTGAACCTCATCTCCGGCGTCCTCTCGGCCTCTCGGCCGATCAGCTGGGTCAACACCGCCTTTCCCTACGGTGCGGCCTACCTGCTCTCCGGCGGCTCGTTGGACTGGCTGTTCTGGGTCGGCGTCCTGTTCTTCCTGATCCCGTACAACATCGCCATGTACGGCATCAACGACGTCTTCGACTACGAGTCCGACATCCGCAACCCACGCAAGGGCGGCGTGGAAGGCGCGGTGCTGCCCAAGCAGATGCACGCGCCGTTACTGTGGGCCTCCGTGCTCACGACCGTGCCTTTCCTCGTGGCGATGTATGCGGCCGGCACCGTGTCTTCCGCGGTCTGGCTGACCGTGGCCATGGCTGCGGTCATCGCCTATTCGGCCCCGGGCCTGCGCTTCAAGGAACGCCCCGTCCTGGATTCGGTGACGTCCTCGACACATTTCGTCGCCCCCGCCTTGGTCGGCGCCACGATCACCGCCGGAGAGGTCAGCCTCTACTTCTGGTTCGGCGCCGTGGCCTTCTTCCTGTGGGGCATGGCCAGTCACGCCCTCGGCGCGGTCCAAGACGTCAAGGCCGACCGCGAGGGCGAGTTGAGCTCCATCGCCACGGTCCTCGGCGCCCGTCTGACGACCCGGCTGTCCGCAGCGGCGTATCTGGTGGCGGCGGTGCTCGTCTTTTTCATCCCGCCCCCGGCCTGGGTGGTGGGCGTCGCCGGCCTGGGATACGTGGCCAACACCCTGCGGTTCTGGAACATCACCGACGAGACCTGCGAGGACGTCAACCGTGCCTGGCGGGTGTTCCTGTGGCTGAACTACCTCGTCGGAGCCATCGTCACGATCTGCCTGGTGTCTGTTTACCTCGGCTGA
- the argS gene encoding arginine--tRNA ligase → MTPADLATLIKETATAVLEAHDLDSSVVPDAVTVERPRNPEHGDYATNLAMQVAKKAGVNPRELAGWLTEALAKDDAIDVADVAGPGFINIRLAAAAQGDIVGKIIAAGDNFGSSEIYADEKINLEFVSANPTGPIHLGGTRWAAVGDSLGRILEAAGAEVTREYYFNDHGGQIDRFARSLVAAAQGQPTPEDGYGGDYIEQIATRVVEQQPGALDGDAATVQETFRAAGVDMMFEHIRTSLHEFGVDFDVYFHENSLFESGAVERAVDKLKDNGNLYESEGAWWLRSTDFGDDKDRVVIKSDGDAAYIAGDIAYVADKFDRGHSLAIYMLGADHHGYIARLKAAAAAMGYDSDRVEVLIGQLVNLLKDGEAVRMSKRAGTVITLDDLVEAIGIDGARYSLVRSSVDSSLDIDLALWTSQSSDNPVYYVQYGHARLCSIARKAGEADVDVDGADLSLLTHEREGDLIRTLGEFPGVVTTAAQLREPHRVARYAEELAGVFHRFYDACQILPKAGETAAPIHSARLALATASRQTLANALGMLGVSAPERM, encoded by the coding sequence ATGACACCTGCAGACCTCGCCACACTGATCAAGGAGACCGCCACCGCGGTGCTCGAAGCGCACGACCTCGACTCCAGCGTCGTCCCGGACGCCGTCACGGTGGAGCGCCCGCGCAATCCTGAACACGGCGATTACGCCACCAACCTGGCGATGCAGGTGGCCAAGAAGGCGGGCGTCAACCCCCGTGAGCTCGCCGGTTGGCTGACGGAGGCGCTGGCGAAGGACGACGCCATCGACGTCGCCGACGTCGCCGGACCGGGCTTCATCAACATCCGTCTCGCCGCCGCCGCGCAGGGCGACATCGTGGGCAAAATCATCGCCGCCGGCGACAACTTCGGCTCCTCCGAGATCTACGCCGATGAGAAGATCAACCTGGAGTTCGTCTCCGCGAACCCGACCGGCCCGATCCACCTCGGCGGCACCCGCTGGGCCGCCGTCGGCGACTCCCTCGGCCGCATCCTCGAGGCCGCCGGCGCCGAGGTCACCCGCGAATACTACTTCAACGACCACGGCGGCCAGATCGACCGCTTCGCCCGCTCCCTGGTCGCGGCCGCCCAAGGCCAGCCGACGCCGGAAGACGGCTACGGCGGCGACTACATCGAACAGATCGCCACCCGCGTGGTCGAGCAGCAGCCGGGCGCCCTCGACGGCGACGCCGCCACCGTCCAGGAGACCTTCCGTGCCGCCGGCGTGGACATGATGTTCGAGCACATCAGAACCTCCCTCCACGAATTCGGCGTCGACTTCGACGTCTATTTCCACGAGAACTCGCTGTTCGAGTCCGGGGCGGTGGAGCGCGCCGTCGACAAGCTCAAGGACAACGGCAACCTCTACGAATCCGAGGGCGCCTGGTGGCTGCGGTCCACCGACTTCGGCGACGACAAGGACCGCGTGGTGATCAAGTCCGACGGCGACGCCGCCTACATCGCCGGCGACATCGCGTACGTCGCCGACAAGTTCGACCGCGGCCACAGCCTGGCCATCTACATGCTCGGCGCCGACCACCACGGCTACATCGCGCGCCTCAAGGCCGCGGCCGCCGCCATGGGCTACGACTCCGACCGCGTCGAGGTGCTCATCGGGCAGCTGGTCAACCTGCTCAAGGACGGCGAGGCCGTACGCATGTCCAAGCGCGCCGGCACCGTCATCACCCTCGACGACCTCGTCGAAGCCATCGGCATCGACGGCGCCCGTTACTCCCTGGTCCGATCCTCCGTCGACTCCTCCCTGGACATCGACCTGGCGCTGTGGACGTCGCAGTCCTCCGACAACCCCGTCTACTACGTCCAGTACGGCCACGCCCGCCTCTGCTCGATCGCGCGCAAGGCCGGCGAGGCAGACGTCGACGTCGACGGCGCCGACCTTTCCCTGCTCACCCACGAGCGGGAAGGCGACTTGATCCGCACCCTCGGCGAATTCCCGGGCGTGGTCACCACCGCCGCGCAGCTGCGCGAACCGCACCGCGTCGCCCGCTACGCGGAGGAACTCGCCGGCGTGTTCCACCGCTTCTACGACGCATGCCAGATCCTGCCCAAGGCAGGGGAGACGGCCGCCCCCATCCACTCCGCGCGCCTGGCCCTGGCCACCGCGTCGCGCCAGACCCTCGCCAACGCGCTCGGCATGCTCGGTGTCTCTGCACCGGAGCGCATGTAG